The proteins below come from a single Tribolium castaneum strain GA2 chromosome 9, icTriCast1.1, whole genome shotgun sequence genomic window:
- the Spt20 gene encoding uncharacterized protein Spt20 isoform X1: MQSLEGACEEGEHTIKKIKTSRSSLPLLHHQETSEVLDTTPQTFCIFTKIFELHREECAKDHNSGNKPGLRRNSHILEKLVARERLNTLILNLYPGNKGYSLAFRTTSRTNQIMDDTANMIETKQWPYDEDELLRYINNEELPPYLTDLIETHYSFLFYNGCVIAEVRDYRQSYPETTCDIHHVLLRPTLKSLLADINNLVDDKVDLGNEERQQLESQILLANKPSLCLDPDNSISSSQSRINHNRQMWNTHRFRHEARKFSQVTVNRKRKLDQFTQRPGLEVYDFLTRAKTKPKTGHSFGVGKSNRKTQDEMKPIPVPNLDPPPIGPPSQGVFINEFKTYQRPKETSDCLPQLIEEYVLETNMPSKEKGKQRVYHIKLSILQRPSNSEYLGELYLDRDHKKNERNGVACRFSLGSRANANRYIHQFTEIFTESGRKSVRIWYGLSPGYKERVAMAQAQAQAQNAAQTNLAQQHLTQLSQTLQNQSCVTSPLVNGTVGSRISLVQQNQSIQNTSTVPILQSHLQGTTQIKSTSQVSNEELEVNALATKLMNIEQQIHAAVNAKQQQQQQQQKLASNRGNTAIINLLNSSPASNINSDASAAVVNAINNSSLLPQQVQTINQKLLARKMTLSNVANARVLNHSNLIAVNNNRMNISELNSQLSQPQSQTITLTSVNSGGTYTNYTTVPIKQQVSDNNKSALSALLVGTPAADRPDIVGPNTSSLLLEKLGGSPGTSSSNATQNSTHFIQSLKSGLQYMVQSPPKANTVVSPLSSPPSQNTNTINLAQLQSLSGLQNVQVQLLSLNVSSTGNLQGHPTSLLVSLPVSTSTTSANTVTQTANMASGVNSIGVGGPTVVLANAGTSNIAQLVTSGVKGLTQQGIRAQGPASVSLSQGGQSYQLVTPLQRPRMQQNIQRTPITLKMATQNSNAATNASITSQLQKQAQFQQYQQLCLNQQQKNVAGVAGKLRRRSNTSDPQ; this comes from the exons ATGCAAAGCCTGGAGGGAGCATGTGAGGAGGGTGAA CatacaataaagaaaattaagaCTAGTCGCTCCTCCTTGCCTCTGCTTCACCACCAGGAAACATCAGAAGTTTTAGACACCACACCACAGACTTTCTGTATATTCACAAAAATCTTCGAATTACACAGGGAAGAATGTGCTAAAGATCACAACAGTGGGAATAAACCA gGTTTACGAAGAAATTCACacattttagaaaaacttGTAGCGAGAGAAAGACTGAACACGTTGATTCTAAACTTGTATCCTGGAAATAAAGGTTACTCCCTGGCTTTCAGAACCACTTCGAGAACTAACCAAATTATGGATGATACTGCCAACATGATTGAAACTAAACAGTGGCCTTATGACGAGGACGAACTTCTTAGATACATAAATAATGAAGAACTTCCCCCTTACCTCACTGACCTGATAGAAACGCattacagttttcttttttacaacGGTTGTGTTATAGCAGAAGTCAGGGATTACCGACAGTCTTATCCTGAAACCACTTGTGATATCCACCACGTCTTACTCAGGCCTACACTCAAG AGTCTTCTTGCTGACATCAACAACCTCGTGGACGACAAGGTGGACCTGGGAAACGAGGAGAGACAGCAGTTAGAAAGCCAAATATTGCTCGCAAACAAGCCGAGCCTATGCCTGGACCCGGACAATTCCATAAGTTCGAGCCAGTCTCGCATAAATCACAACCGCCAAATGTGGAACACTCACAGATTTCGACACGAGGCGCGTAAATTCTCCCAAGTCACTGTGAACCGCAAACGAAAATTAGACCAGTTCACGCAACGGCCCGGTCTCGAGGTGTACGATTTCCTGACGCGAGCAAAGACGAAACCAAAGACTGGACATTCATTCGGTGTCGGTAAATCAAACAGGAAGACTCAAGACGAGATGAAGCCGATTCCTGTTCCAAATCTCGATCCTCCGCCAATCGGTCCTCCTTCCCAAGGCGTGTTCATTAACGAGTTCAAGACTTACCAGCGTCCCAAAGAAACCAGCGACTGTTTACCTCAACTCATCGAAGAGTACGTTTTGGAGACGAACATGCCGTCGAAAGAGAAGGGCAAACAGAGGGTGTATCATATCAAGTTATCCATCCTTCAAAGGCCGTCGAATTCCGAATATTTAGGAGAGCTTTACTTAGATAGGGACCACAAGAAAAACGAACGGAACGGAGTAGCTTGTAGGTTTTCGTTAGGATCTCGGGCGAATGCTAATAGATATATTCACCAATTTACGGAAATTTTCACCGAAAGCGGGCGCAAGTCGGTTAGGATATGGTACGGGTTGAGTCCGGGCTACAAAGAGCGGGTGGCTATGGCACAAGCGCAAGCACAG GCTCAGAACGCTGCTCAAACGAATTTGGCGCAACAACATCTGACTCAGTTGAGTCAGACTTTGCAGAATCAGTCGTGCGTCACGTCTCCGCTTGTCAATGGGACTGTCGGTTCTAGGATTAGTTTAGTGCAACAAAATCAAAGTATTCAAAATACCTCAACTGTTCCCATTTTG CAGAGCCACTTGCAAGGGACTACACAAATTAAATCAACATCACAAGTTTCCAATGAAGAGCTCGAAGTCAACGCTTTGGCCACGAAACTCATGAATATAGAGCAACAGATTCATGCAGCGG TCAACGCTAaacagcagcagcagcagcaacAACAGAAACTCGCATCGAACCGCGGCAATACCGCCATCATCAACTTACTGAACAGTTCTCCAGCTAGTAATATAAACAGTGATGCGAGTGCAGCAGTAGTGAATGCAATAAACAATTCGTCGTTGTTACCGCAACAAGTACAGACTATTAACCAAAAACTCCTAGCACGTAAAATGACTCTTTCGAACGTTGCAAACGCGCGAGTGTTGAACCACAGTAATTTAATAGCCGTGAATAATAACCGAATGAACATTTCTGAGTTAAATTCGCAATTGTCGCAACCGCAAAGTCAGACGATTACTTTGACTTCGGTCAACAGCGGCGGGACTTATACCAATTATACGACAGTTCCGATCAAACAACAAGTcagtgataataataaatcgGCCTTGTCGGCGCTCCTTGTGGGCACACCGGCGGCCGATCGGCCCGATATTGTCGGTCCGAACACAAGCTCTCTTCTCCTAGAAAAACTCGGTGGTTCACCGGGAACCAGCTCTTCGAACGCGACGCAAAATTCAACGCATTTCATCCAAAGTCTCAAATCGGGACTACAGTACATGGTACAGTCGCCACCGAAAGCCAATACTGTCGTGTCGCCGCTATCAAGTCCACCGTCGCAAAATACCAACACGATAAATCTAGCGCAATTGCAGAGTTTGTCAGGGTTGCAAAATGTGCAAGTACAGTTGTTGTCTTTGAATGTTTCGTCGACGGGGAATCTTCAGGGACATCCAACGAGTTTGTTGGTCTCACTTCCGGTTAGTACATCGACGACATCGGCCAATACTGTTACGCAAACGGCCAACATGGCAAGCGGAGTTAATTCGATTGGGGTTGGTGGACCTACTGTTGTATTGGCCAATGCAGGGACTTCCAATATTG CCCAGTTAGTCACGTCTGGGGTGAAGGGTTTAACCCAGCAGGGTATCCGGGCCCAGGGCCCCGCTTCGGTGTCGTTATCTCAGGGCGGGCAATCGTATCAGCTAGTGACCCCTTTACAGAGGCCCAGGATGCAGCAAAACATCCAAAGAACACCAATAACCCTCAAGATGGCAACACAGAACTCAA
- the Spt20 gene encoding transcription factor SPT20 homolog isoform X2 produces the protein MQSLEGACEEGEHTIKKIKTSRSSLPLLHHQETSEVLDTTPQTFCIFTKIFELHREECAKDHNSGNKPGLRRNSHILEKLVARERLNTLILNLYPGNKGYSLAFRTTSRTNQIMDDTANMIETKQWPYDEDELLRYINNEELPPYLTDLIETHYSFLFYNGCVIAEVRDYRQSYPETTCDIHHVLLRPTLKSLLADINNLVDDKVDLGNEERQQLESQILLANKPSLCLDPDNSISSSQSRINHNRQMWNTHRFRHEARKFSQVTVNRKRKLDQFTQRPGLEVYDFLTRAKTKPKTGHSFGVGKSNRKTQDEMKPIPVPNLDPPPIGPPSQGVFINEFKTYQRPKETSDCLPQLIEEYVLETNMPSKEKGKQRVYHIKLSILQRPSNSEYLGELYLDRDHKKNERNGVACRFSLGSRANANRYIHQFTEIFTESGRKSVRIWYGLSPGYKERVAMAQAQAQAQNAAQTNLAQQHLTQLSQTLQNQSCVTSPLVNGTVGSRISLVQQNQSIQNTSTVPILSHLQGTTQIKSTSQVSNEELEVNALATKLMNIEQQIHAAVNAKQQQQQQQQKLASNRGNTAIINLLNSSPASNINSDASAAVVNAINNSSLLPQQVQTINQKLLARKMTLSNVANARVLNHSNLIAVNNNRMNISELNSQLSQPQSQTITLTSVNSGGTYTNYTTVPIKQQVSDNNKSALSALLVGTPAADRPDIVGPNTSSLLLEKLGGSPGTSSSNATQNSTHFIQSLKSGLQYMVQSPPKANTVVSPLSSPPSQNTNTINLAQLQSLSGLQNVQVQLLSLNVSSTGNLQGHPTSLLVSLPVSTSTTSANTVTQTANMASGVNSIGVGGPTVVLANAGTSNIAQLVTSGVKGLTQQGIRAQGPASVSLSQGGQSYQLVTPLQRPRMQQNIQRTPITLKMATQNSNAATNASITSQLQKQAQFQQYQQLCLNQQQKNVAGVAGKLRRRSNTSDPQ, from the exons ATGCAAAGCCTGGAGGGAGCATGTGAGGAGGGTGAA CatacaataaagaaaattaagaCTAGTCGCTCCTCCTTGCCTCTGCTTCACCACCAGGAAACATCAGAAGTTTTAGACACCACACCACAGACTTTCTGTATATTCACAAAAATCTTCGAATTACACAGGGAAGAATGTGCTAAAGATCACAACAGTGGGAATAAACCA gGTTTACGAAGAAATTCACacattttagaaaaacttGTAGCGAGAGAAAGACTGAACACGTTGATTCTAAACTTGTATCCTGGAAATAAAGGTTACTCCCTGGCTTTCAGAACCACTTCGAGAACTAACCAAATTATGGATGATACTGCCAACATGATTGAAACTAAACAGTGGCCTTATGACGAGGACGAACTTCTTAGATACATAAATAATGAAGAACTTCCCCCTTACCTCACTGACCTGATAGAAACGCattacagttttcttttttacaacGGTTGTGTTATAGCAGAAGTCAGGGATTACCGACAGTCTTATCCTGAAACCACTTGTGATATCCACCACGTCTTACTCAGGCCTACACTCAAG AGTCTTCTTGCTGACATCAACAACCTCGTGGACGACAAGGTGGACCTGGGAAACGAGGAGAGACAGCAGTTAGAAAGCCAAATATTGCTCGCAAACAAGCCGAGCCTATGCCTGGACCCGGACAATTCCATAAGTTCGAGCCAGTCTCGCATAAATCACAACCGCCAAATGTGGAACACTCACAGATTTCGACACGAGGCGCGTAAATTCTCCCAAGTCACTGTGAACCGCAAACGAAAATTAGACCAGTTCACGCAACGGCCCGGTCTCGAGGTGTACGATTTCCTGACGCGAGCAAAGACGAAACCAAAGACTGGACATTCATTCGGTGTCGGTAAATCAAACAGGAAGACTCAAGACGAGATGAAGCCGATTCCTGTTCCAAATCTCGATCCTCCGCCAATCGGTCCTCCTTCCCAAGGCGTGTTCATTAACGAGTTCAAGACTTACCAGCGTCCCAAAGAAACCAGCGACTGTTTACCTCAACTCATCGAAGAGTACGTTTTGGAGACGAACATGCCGTCGAAAGAGAAGGGCAAACAGAGGGTGTATCATATCAAGTTATCCATCCTTCAAAGGCCGTCGAATTCCGAATATTTAGGAGAGCTTTACTTAGATAGGGACCACAAGAAAAACGAACGGAACGGAGTAGCTTGTAGGTTTTCGTTAGGATCTCGGGCGAATGCTAATAGATATATTCACCAATTTACGGAAATTTTCACCGAAAGCGGGCGCAAGTCGGTTAGGATATGGTACGGGTTGAGTCCGGGCTACAAAGAGCGGGTGGCTATGGCACAAGCGCAAGCACAG GCTCAGAACGCTGCTCAAACGAATTTGGCGCAACAACATCTGACTCAGTTGAGTCAGACTTTGCAGAATCAGTCGTGCGTCACGTCTCCGCTTGTCAATGGGACTGTCGGTTCTAGGATTAGTTTAGTGCAACAAAATCAAAGTATTCAAAATACCTCAACTGTTCCCATTTTG AGCCACTTGCAAGGGACTACACAAATTAAATCAACATCACAAGTTTCCAATGAAGAGCTCGAAGTCAACGCTTTGGCCACGAAACTCATGAATATAGAGCAACAGATTCATGCAGCGG TCAACGCTAaacagcagcagcagcagcaacAACAGAAACTCGCATCGAACCGCGGCAATACCGCCATCATCAACTTACTGAACAGTTCTCCAGCTAGTAATATAAACAGTGATGCGAGTGCAGCAGTAGTGAATGCAATAAACAATTCGTCGTTGTTACCGCAACAAGTACAGACTATTAACCAAAAACTCCTAGCACGTAAAATGACTCTTTCGAACGTTGCAAACGCGCGAGTGTTGAACCACAGTAATTTAATAGCCGTGAATAATAACCGAATGAACATTTCTGAGTTAAATTCGCAATTGTCGCAACCGCAAAGTCAGACGATTACTTTGACTTCGGTCAACAGCGGCGGGACTTATACCAATTATACGACAGTTCCGATCAAACAACAAGTcagtgataataataaatcgGCCTTGTCGGCGCTCCTTGTGGGCACACCGGCGGCCGATCGGCCCGATATTGTCGGTCCGAACACAAGCTCTCTTCTCCTAGAAAAACTCGGTGGTTCACCGGGAACCAGCTCTTCGAACGCGACGCAAAATTCAACGCATTTCATCCAAAGTCTCAAATCGGGACTACAGTACATGGTACAGTCGCCACCGAAAGCCAATACTGTCGTGTCGCCGCTATCAAGTCCACCGTCGCAAAATACCAACACGATAAATCTAGCGCAATTGCAGAGTTTGTCAGGGTTGCAAAATGTGCAAGTACAGTTGTTGTCTTTGAATGTTTCGTCGACGGGGAATCTTCAGGGACATCCAACGAGTTTGTTGGTCTCACTTCCGGTTAGTACATCGACGACATCGGCCAATACTGTTACGCAAACGGCCAACATGGCAAGCGGAGTTAATTCGATTGGGGTTGGTGGACCTACTGTTGTATTGGCCAATGCAGGGACTTCCAATATTG CCCAGTTAGTCACGTCTGGGGTGAAGGGTTTAACCCAGCAGGGTATCCGGGCCCAGGGCCCCGCTTCGGTGTCGTTATCTCAGGGCGGGCAATCGTATCAGCTAGTGACCCCTTTACAGAGGCCCAGGATGCAGCAAAACATCCAAAGAACACCAATAACCCTCAAGATGGCAACACAGAACTCAA
- the Spt20 gene encoding uncharacterized protein Spt20 isoform X3, producing the protein MQSLEGACEEGEHTIKKIKTSRSSLPLLHHQETSEVLDTTPQTFCIFTKIFELHREECAKDHNSGNKPGLRRNSHILEKLVARERLNTLILNLYPGNKGYSLAFRTTSRTNQIMDDTANMIETKQWPYDEDELLRYINNEELPPYLTDLIETHYSFLFYNGCVIAEVRDYRQSYPETTCDIHHVLLRPTLKSLLADINNLVDDKVDLGNEERQQLESQILLANKPSLCLDPDNSISSSQSRINHNRQMWNTHRFRHEARKFSQVTVNRKRKLDQFTQRPGLEVYDFLTRAKTKPKTGHSFGVGKSNRKTQDEMKPIPVPNLDPPPIGPPSQGVFINEFKTYQRPKETSDCLPQLIEEYVLETNMPSKEKGKQRVYHIKLSILQRPSNSEYLGELYLDRDHKKNERNGVACRFSLGSRANANRYIHQFTEIFTESGRKSVRIWYGLSPGYKERVAMAQAQAQAQNAAQTNLAQQHLTQLSQTLQNQSCVTSPLVNGTVGSRISLVQQNQSIQNTSTVPILQSHLQGTTQIKSTSQVSNEELEVNALATKLMNIEQQIHAAVNAKQQQQQQQQKLASNRGNTAIINLLNSSPASNINSDASAAVVNAINNSSLLPQQVQTINQKLLARKMTLSNVANARVLNHSNLIAVNNNRMNISELNSQLSQPQSQTITLTSVNSGGTYTNYTTVPIKQQVSDNNKSALSALLVGTPAADRPDIVGPNTSSLLLEKLGGSPGTSSSNATQNSTHFIQSLKSGLQYMVQSPPKANTVVSPLSSPPSQNTNTINLAQLQSLSGLQNVQVQLLSLNVSSTGNLQGHPTSLLVSLPVSTSTTSANTVTQTANMASGVNSIGVGGPTVVLANAGTSNIDAATNASITSQLQKQAQFQQYQQLCLNQQQKNVAGVAGKLRRRSNTSDPQ; encoded by the exons ATGCAAAGCCTGGAGGGAGCATGTGAGGAGGGTGAA CatacaataaagaaaattaagaCTAGTCGCTCCTCCTTGCCTCTGCTTCACCACCAGGAAACATCAGAAGTTTTAGACACCACACCACAGACTTTCTGTATATTCACAAAAATCTTCGAATTACACAGGGAAGAATGTGCTAAAGATCACAACAGTGGGAATAAACCA gGTTTACGAAGAAATTCACacattttagaaaaacttGTAGCGAGAGAAAGACTGAACACGTTGATTCTAAACTTGTATCCTGGAAATAAAGGTTACTCCCTGGCTTTCAGAACCACTTCGAGAACTAACCAAATTATGGATGATACTGCCAACATGATTGAAACTAAACAGTGGCCTTATGACGAGGACGAACTTCTTAGATACATAAATAATGAAGAACTTCCCCCTTACCTCACTGACCTGATAGAAACGCattacagttttcttttttacaacGGTTGTGTTATAGCAGAAGTCAGGGATTACCGACAGTCTTATCCTGAAACCACTTGTGATATCCACCACGTCTTACTCAGGCCTACACTCAAG AGTCTTCTTGCTGACATCAACAACCTCGTGGACGACAAGGTGGACCTGGGAAACGAGGAGAGACAGCAGTTAGAAAGCCAAATATTGCTCGCAAACAAGCCGAGCCTATGCCTGGACCCGGACAATTCCATAAGTTCGAGCCAGTCTCGCATAAATCACAACCGCCAAATGTGGAACACTCACAGATTTCGACACGAGGCGCGTAAATTCTCCCAAGTCACTGTGAACCGCAAACGAAAATTAGACCAGTTCACGCAACGGCCCGGTCTCGAGGTGTACGATTTCCTGACGCGAGCAAAGACGAAACCAAAGACTGGACATTCATTCGGTGTCGGTAAATCAAACAGGAAGACTCAAGACGAGATGAAGCCGATTCCTGTTCCAAATCTCGATCCTCCGCCAATCGGTCCTCCTTCCCAAGGCGTGTTCATTAACGAGTTCAAGACTTACCAGCGTCCCAAAGAAACCAGCGACTGTTTACCTCAACTCATCGAAGAGTACGTTTTGGAGACGAACATGCCGTCGAAAGAGAAGGGCAAACAGAGGGTGTATCATATCAAGTTATCCATCCTTCAAAGGCCGTCGAATTCCGAATATTTAGGAGAGCTTTACTTAGATAGGGACCACAAGAAAAACGAACGGAACGGAGTAGCTTGTAGGTTTTCGTTAGGATCTCGGGCGAATGCTAATAGATATATTCACCAATTTACGGAAATTTTCACCGAAAGCGGGCGCAAGTCGGTTAGGATATGGTACGGGTTGAGTCCGGGCTACAAAGAGCGGGTGGCTATGGCACAAGCGCAAGCACAG GCTCAGAACGCTGCTCAAACGAATTTGGCGCAACAACATCTGACTCAGTTGAGTCAGACTTTGCAGAATCAGTCGTGCGTCACGTCTCCGCTTGTCAATGGGACTGTCGGTTCTAGGATTAGTTTAGTGCAACAAAATCAAAGTATTCAAAATACCTCAACTGTTCCCATTTTG CAGAGCCACTTGCAAGGGACTACACAAATTAAATCAACATCACAAGTTTCCAATGAAGAGCTCGAAGTCAACGCTTTGGCCACGAAACTCATGAATATAGAGCAACAGATTCATGCAGCGG TCAACGCTAaacagcagcagcagcagcaacAACAGAAACTCGCATCGAACCGCGGCAATACCGCCATCATCAACTTACTGAACAGTTCTCCAGCTAGTAATATAAACAGTGATGCGAGTGCAGCAGTAGTGAATGCAATAAACAATTCGTCGTTGTTACCGCAACAAGTACAGACTATTAACCAAAAACTCCTAGCACGTAAAATGACTCTTTCGAACGTTGCAAACGCGCGAGTGTTGAACCACAGTAATTTAATAGCCGTGAATAATAACCGAATGAACATTTCTGAGTTAAATTCGCAATTGTCGCAACCGCAAAGTCAGACGATTACTTTGACTTCGGTCAACAGCGGCGGGACTTATACCAATTATACGACAGTTCCGATCAAACAACAAGTcagtgataataataaatcgGCCTTGTCGGCGCTCCTTGTGGGCACACCGGCGGCCGATCGGCCCGATATTGTCGGTCCGAACACAAGCTCTCTTCTCCTAGAAAAACTCGGTGGTTCACCGGGAACCAGCTCTTCGAACGCGACGCAAAATTCAACGCATTTCATCCAAAGTCTCAAATCGGGACTACAGTACATGGTACAGTCGCCACCGAAAGCCAATACTGTCGTGTCGCCGCTATCAAGTCCACCGTCGCAAAATACCAACACGATAAATCTAGCGCAATTGCAGAGTTTGTCAGGGTTGCAAAATGTGCAAGTACAGTTGTTGTCTTTGAATGTTTCGTCGACGGGGAATCTTCAGGGACATCCAACGAGTTTGTTGGTCTCACTTCCGGTTAGTACATCGACGACATCGGCCAATACTGTTACGCAAACGGCCAACATGGCAAGCGGAGTTAATTCGATTGGGGTTGGTGGACCTACTGTTGTATTGGCCAATGCAGGGACTTCCAATATTG
- the LOC661501 gene encoding T-complex protein 11-like protein 1: MSSDDKKLGASDPKDTGTGPRIRTQSECSVTSDDGAQSSSGKRQRTTSAQFMVSSGLTSASPPKFVSLEEIMQAANGMRDMALVHQIVVDDDFKLQKVEPEPNTLHKMVNDTMRKAFWDLLRNELAEDPPNYTQALVLLEDIKKGLFAVLLPQHTKIKQQISEILDSELIKQQAENGALDFGHYAHYVISVMAKLCAPVRDEKIKELTQTTDVIDTFKGILETLDLMKLDMANFTLQMVRPDIIAHSVELERKKFADFLAVQSDGLERTKKWLLKHVDTSEVPPANSASYDSFVKTAVKKASWDAFIDLMDWDENEPYPETFLIDEARLRDLQVKTNRLTAIGTILLVTLSHAGPDLQSIAEFKASLKDHISILLQSIQNDKDLKQVLPNVAEQVICDVKEAQKKYNFSGMNDVSETVLRQQIEQISNEEHKIRSLVRQRIKEFFMDIIESSTAAPQKVPTGLSSLQRELAAIAGQFLRIVSHNNTVFCIYYYDIVAAALPKPA, encoded by the exons ATGAGCAGCGACGATAAAAAACTGGGGGCTTCGGACCCCAAAGACACCGGGACTGGGCCCCGAATTCGGACGCAGAGCGAGTGTTCGGTGACAAGCGACGATGGGGCCCAATCTAGCTCAGGCAAACG GCAAAGGACGACGTCTGCCCAGTTCATGGTCTCCTCGGGCCTGACATCGGCGTCGCCCCCTAAATTCGTGTCTCTGGAAGAGATAATGCAGGCAGCAAATGGGATGCGAGACATGGCCCTGGTGCACCAAATCGTCGTTGACGACGATTTCAAGTTGCAAAAAGTTGAGCCTGAGCCCAACACTTTGCACAAAATGGTAAATGATACCATGCGTAAGGCCTTTTGGGACTTGCTCCGGAACGAACTCGCCGAAGATCCGCCGAATTACACGCAG GCCCTGGTTCTTTTGGAGGATATCAAGAAAGGATTATTTGCAGTCCTGCTTCCGCAACACACAAAAATCAAGCAACAAATTTCCGAGATTTTGGACAGCGAACTGATTAAGCAACAGGCGGAAAATGGGGCCTTGGACTTTGGG CATTATGCCCACTACGTAATTTCTGTGATGGCCAAATTATGTGCACCAGTCAGGGACGAAAAAATCAAGGAGCTGACACAGACAACGGATGTCATTGATACGTTCAAGGGGATATTAGAG ACTCTAGATCTAATGAAGTTGGATATGGCGAATTTCACCTTACAAATGGTTCGTCCTGACATAATCGCGCACAGCGTGGAATTGGAGCGCAAAAAGTTCGCCGATTTCCTGGCCGTGCAAAGCGACGGTCTCGAGCGCACCAAGAAGTGGCTTCTGAAGCACGTGGACACCTCAGAAGTGCCCCCTGCCAACTCGGCTTCGTACGATTCGTTCGTAAAAACGGCCGTGAAAAAAGCATCCTGGGACGCTTTCATTGATTTGATGGACTGGGACGAGAACGAGCCTTATCCGGAG ACTTTCTTGATCGATGAGGCGCGCTTGAGGGACTTGCAAGTGAAAACGAATCGATTGACCGCAATCGGGACCATTTTACTGGTGACTTTAAGCCATGCAGGTCCGGACTTGCAATCAATTGCAGAGTTTAAAGCTTCCCTCAAAGACCACATTTCAATTCTGCTCCAATCTATTCAAAATGACAA GGATCTGAAACAAGTCTTGCCGAATGTGGCCGAGCAGGTGATCTGTGATGTTAAAGAGGCGCAGAAGAAGTACAATTTTAGCGGGATGAATGATGTGAGTGAGACGGTTTTGAGGCAGCAAATTGAACAAATCAGCAATGAGGAGCACAAGATACGATCACTAGTTC GTCAACGGATTAAGGAATTTTTCATGGATATAATCGAGTCTTCGACGGCAGCGCCGCAAAAAGTGCCTACAGGATTGAGTTCTCTTCAAAGGGAGTTGGCAGCTATTGCAGGGCAATTTCTAAGGATCGTCTCACACAATAACACCGTTTTCTGCATTTACTATTACGACATTGTAGCGGCAGCATTACCTAAACCAGCTTAA